The stretch of DNA TCTTGGTCCACAACCTCGATGATCAGAGGCATATTCACCGTGACTCCTTCAAGACGCAAAGTGGATTTGCCCCGTTTGCCAAAGCCATTCACACCCGTCCAAACCGTCGCGCCCTCTACGCCTGCCTTGCGCAGAAAATCCATAATCAGGTCCTGAAGCCGTTTGCCGCCTACTTCATCGTTGCGTTTGATGCGAATCGTTAAATCCCACATTTTCTGCCTCAACGAATCAGCCTCTCCATCACGGCGTCGCCCAGCAATCTGCCGCCGACCAAGGCGCCAAGCGACAAGCCGACGTTTGCTAGGATATTGAGTGCCATCAGCATTAAACGGTTGCTCTCCAGCAGATTGGTGGTTTCCAGCGCAAACGAGGACATCGTGGTGAAGGAGCCGCAGAAACCCACCGCTGCAAACAACGTGTATTTCGCATCCAAATTAAACGCCACCGACAGCACCGAGAACACCCCCAAAATAAAGCTGCCCAAAACGTTAACCACCAAAACATTCAGGGGTAACCCATAGAACGCCACAGGAGACTCCACCATGCGGTACCGCAGAAACGCGCCTACCACCGCACCCGCCGCCAAGAGAGCAAACTCAATCCACTTCATGCTTTACCATCCATTTTTGCGGTAGGCATTATCAGCATCCCTTTGGCTGCGGTTCTGGCGTCTGCCACGGCTAATGCCATAGCCAAAACAAAAGCCGCAGTAAATGTATTAAAACCTTCCCAGCCAGCATTCAGCGCCAAATATGCAACCTGGGCAGATACGGCAGCTTCTGGTGTGGGCTAATCCTTAATAGGCTAAACCAAAATATTGAGCCAGAGGAGCAAACATGGCAGCGCAACCATCGGATCTGGCAGTGGTGGGGCATTTCTCAGTTGACACCCTGGTGCTGCCAACCCGCAAAGCCCCCTTCACAGTTTTAGGTGGAGCAGCAGCATACACTGCCTTCGCCGCCAAACATCTCGACGCATCCGCAAGCGTCATCAGCAGAGTCGGCTCAGGCTTCCCCCAAGCGTACCTGTGGTGGCTACAGCAGGAAGGCATCGACGTATCCGCCGTCACCTTCCACCCCGAGGAAGCCACAACAGCCTATGAACTAACCTACGGCGTGGATTTTGCCGAACGCACCCTTAAACTCAAAAGCAAAGGCGCACCCCTAAACGCAGAGGACATCCCAAGGGGCTTCCGCGCCAAAGCAATCCACCTGGCTCCCATAGCCAACGAAATCAGCCTCGAAGTCGCCATGCAACTCAAAGCCTGCGCAGACACACTCTGCTTAGATCCGCAGGGAATGACCCGATGTTTCGACGAGCAA from Candidatus Bathyarchaeota archaeon encodes:
- a CDS encoding DUF190 domain-containing protein, translating into MRQKMWDLTIRIKRNDEVGGKRLQDLIMDFLRKAGVEGATVWTGVNGFGKRGKSTLRLEGVTVNMPLIIEVVDQEEKLEPLLSELKQIVGDDGLVTIQETYVI
- the crcB gene encoding fluoride efflux transporter CrcB, whose amino-acid sequence is MKWIEFALLAAGAVVGAFLRYRMVESPVAFYGLPLNVLVVNVLGSFILGVFSVLSVAFNLDAKYTLFAAVGFCGSFTTMSSFALETTNLLESNRLMLMALNILANVGLSLGALVGGRLLGDAVMERLIR
- a CDS encoding carbohydrate kinase family protein — encoded protein: MAAQPSDLAVVGHFSVDTLVLPTRKAPFTVLGGAAAYTAFAAKHLDASASVISRVGSGFPQAYLWWLQQEGIDVSAVTFHPEEATTAYELTYGVDFAERTLKLKSKGAPLNAEDIPRGFRAKAIHLAPIANEISLEVAMQLKACADTLCLDPQGMTRCFDEQGNVHDGAMVDNEIFGLINIFKSSQNEIFTLTGESELKPAIRVLHDIGVETVIVTMGAKGSVLSLGGAQYNVAACPSQVVVDPTGAGDVFIGAFLAEYLRQKETLWCASVGSAAASLVVEGIGSTYFGSKEEVYRRANLLYEKELKQ